One part of the Longimicrobiaceae bacterium genome encodes these proteins:
- the yidD gene encoding membrane protein insertion efficiency factor YidD: protein MTGGIRFYRRAISPLMPPSCRFYPTCSAYGLEAIERYGAGRGTWLTVRRLARCHPFCKGGYDPVPLPPADSPRA, encoded by the coding sequence CTGACCGGCGGCATCCGCTTCTACCGGCGCGCCATCTCGCCGCTCATGCCGCCGTCGTGCCGCTTCTACCCCACCTGCTCGGCATACGGGCTGGAGGCGATCGAGCGGTACGGCGCCGGGCGCGGCACGTGGCTCACGGTGCGGCGGCTGGCGCGGTGCCACCCCTTCTGCAAAGGGGGGTACGACCCGGTGCCGCTCCCCCCGGCCGATTCGCCGCGGGCGTAG